One segment of Oreochromis niloticus isolate F11D_XX linkage group LG8, O_niloticus_UMD_NMBU, whole genome shotgun sequence DNA contains the following:
- the syt15 gene encoding LOW QUALITY PROTEIN: synaptotagmin-15 (The sequence of the model RefSeq protein was modified relative to this genomic sequence to represent the inferred CDS: inserted 1 base in 1 codon), with protein sequence MADHMLQLAVGLSVGVLLLLLLLILIACYLRRRKKEQRQYEELLSAVPSVPACSAPVILVSQGSWATPREIAFTLPPRFITQNHGDQKNNEQDKKEEEDMKMEPQRDVLAHRGSLSVRSWYPVGTVLAGLYSVPPLNEVVXPPPGMASRLCFSVEYRHSSEQLMVFLLRLSNLPPCFHGNVTMVELRLLPDDRRPRQAKARGTGPDPEFTDCFIFQVSALRVLRSTLSVCVLSVEQDGKRHVVGRVLFPLEGEFGQAGRVLWRDLETEEDPQCSELGDVQISLSYSTSLQRLSVVVLRARGIQLLTDAGVCVQVILQKHTQVVKMKRSCVVKGENDPYFNFKTTFKLRPQHLDEACVRFELQQPSSVRSEPPIPLGVLVLGPFMYSRGPQLQHWIDMVNTAQEPVTLWHGLRRPT encoded by the exons ATGGCTG aTCACATGTTACAGCTTGCTGTTGGTCTGTCTGTGGGTGTcctgttgctgttgctgctgctgattcTGATAGCGTGCTACctaaggaggaggaaaaaagagcAGAGGCAGTACGAAGAGCTGCTCTCTGCAGTGCCTTCAGTCCCGGCATGCTCCGCTCCAGTGATCCTGGTGTCTCAGGGCTCCTGGGCCAC GCCCCGTGAGATCGCGTTCACTCTGCCTCCTCGCTTCATCACACAAAACCATGGAGATCAGAAAAATAACGAGCAGgacaagaaagaggaggaggatatGAAGATGGAGCCCCAGCGGGACGTACTGGCTCATCGTGGGTCGCTCTCAGTGAGGA GCTGGTACCCAGTGGGGACGGTTTTGGCTGGTCTCTACTCTGTACCTCCTCTAAACGAGGTGG GCCCCCCTCCCGGCATGGCTTCCCGCCTCTGCTTCTCCGTGGAGTATCGACACAGCAGCGAACAGCTCATGGTCTTCTTGCTCCGCCTCAGCAACCTCCCTCCATGTTTCCATGGCAACGTCACGATGGTGGAGCTCAGACTTCTCCCTGATGACAGGCGGCCCCGTCAAGCCAAGGCCCGGGGCACGGGTCCAGACCCCGAGTTCACCGACTGCTTCATTTTCCAG GTGTCAGCATTGCGTGTGCTTCGCAGcaccctgagtgtgtgtgtgctgagtgTGGAGCAGGATGGTAAACGCCATGTGGTGGGCAGGGTGCTGTTTCCTCTGGAGGGGGAGTTCGGTCAGGCTGGCAGGGTGCTCTGGAGAGACCTTGAGACTGAGGAAGACCCACAG TGTTCAGAGCTGGGGGATGTGCAGATATCTCTCAGCTACAGTACGTCCCTGCAGCGCCTTTCAGTGGTGGTTTTGAGAGCTCGAGGCATACAGCTGCTCACAGACGCAG GTGTGTGTGTCCAGGTGATCTTACAGAAGCACACTCAGGTGGTGAAGATGAAGCGCAGCTGTGTGGTGAAAGGTGAAAATGACCCCTACTTCAACTTCAAGACGACCTTTAAACTGCGACCTCAGCACCTGGACGAGGCCTGCGTGAGGTTTGAGCTGCAGCAGCCGAGCAGCGTCCGCTCAG AGCCTCCGATCCCTCTGGGAGTGCTGGTGTTGGGTCCCTTCATGTACTCCAGGGGTCCTCAGCTGCAGCACTGGATAGACATGGTCAACACGGCACAGGAGCCGGTCACACTGTGGCACGGACTGCGCAGACCCACTTAA
- the nat9 gene encoding alpha/beta-tubulin-N-acetyltransferase 9: MKINENTLLEGHGVVLVPYNVNHVPRYHEWMKSPELQQLTASEPLTLDQEYDMQKSWREDDDKCTFIILDKQRWADPSVEEEQCMVGDVNIFLTDPTDPSLAELEIMIAEPSYRGKGIGKEVTRMMMCYGVTKLGVRKFQAKIGLENQVSITMFKKLHFQEVSQCPVFKEVTLELTVDESVRTKLLDDAAHMKERDYRQTCSSRHELLSQ; this comes from the exons ATGAAGATAAATGAGAACACGTTACTGGAGGGACACGGAGTCGTGCTGGTTCCTTACAACGTAAACCACGTGCCCAG GTATCATGAGTGGATGAAGTCTCCGGAGCTGCAGCAGCTAACCGCTTCAGAGCCGTTGACCCTGGATCAGGAATACGACATGCAGAAGAGCTGGAGGGAAGATGATGACA AGTGCACGTTCATAATCCTGGACAAGCAGCGGTGGGCAGACCCCAGTGTGGAGGAGGAGCAGTGCATGGTGGGAGATGTCAACATCTTCCTGACTGATCCAACAGACCCTTCGCTGGCTGAGCTGGAGATCATGATAGCAG agcCCAGTTACAGAGGCAAAGGCATTGGAAAGGAGGTGACACGTATGATGATGTGCTATG GAGTCACCAAACTCGGGGTCAGAAAGTTCCAAGCAAAGATCGGGCTGGAGAACCAGGTCAGCATCACCATGTTCAAGAAGCTCCACTTCCAAGAG GTGTCACAGTGTCCAGTGTTCAAAGAGGTGACACTCGAGCTGACGGTAGATGAGTCCGTTCGGACGAAGCTGCTGGATGATGCAGCTCATATGAAGGAACGAGATTACAGACAGACCTGCAGCAGCAGACATGAACTGCTCTCACAGTGA
- the LOC102082481 gene encoding flocculation protein FLO11, whose amino-acid sequence MARAGRPASESYQPACFSVSQSLSYSSGAPKGEDEDDQAPIFSLSKSSMDVLMAAGPPHKRDPAWTRLDLRRSSSTNTHSEQNSVTLQPLHAHMWQHVNTTNSHQLASTTNNVDINSSPALSEHWVSNMQRWSGCSSSAHSRSSTPDTVVSRPSSLIHEAACSAAPDSPMSKLTSPETTPSPFISPLNTPTLPPVQTSLSPLPLNSLQQEDLLEPSPTFSSPQIDNSSSFQSHSPDTLRLTSTEDEGFLENNFLSFQFPSPILSSVSLDEAGVSSNPECLVDDVIEPLSSPTGILEGEEARSPVQMLSYLTPDSPEQQSKTGPSVCYLELPWQPEQICTAGRGWGSPLVSSLSDSRLGDTCRCCLNAREGTERAMKVELFRQEAPMVSRPEMADAAVQTVSPIGSWWDLKRNISTSNMGSHSILGSPPGSRLNLKSSAGSNSNLVSASSSMFPVSSAEEEEKQVEDPALEVTSASSHDLESRRPCLKIQAEDRDELGGRRSSMKQVQWDEDGMTWDVHGASVDPEELNTAILKHLESKNSPEPPRHSSKKKKAPKPPQNLDITVSPKSEGTADADQGREEEQEGGGNKIEVEEASLRKSTAEDDKAKEDEQEICGEEGSHHSKSPSSGNGHSRKKSVLRSLRRPRWCGASTKADD is encoded by the coding sequence ATGGCGAGGGCTGGGCGCCCTGCATCTGAGAGCTACCAGCCAGCTTGCTTTTCTGTCAGTCAGTCGCTCTCTTACTCCAGTGGAGCTCCAAAGGGGGAGGATGAAGATGATCAGGCACCAATTTTCTCCCTGTCTAAGAGCTCAATGGATGTTTTAATGGCTGCAGGTCCGCCACACAAGCGTGATCCAGCGTGGACCAGACTGGACCTGAGGCGCAGCTCAAGCACCAACACCCACTCTGAGCAGAACTCCGTGACGCTGCAGCCGCTGCACGCTCACATGTGGCAACACGTCAACACCACCAACAGCCACCAGTTAGCATCTACAACCAATAATGTTGACATCAATAGCTCTCCTGCTCTCAGCGAGCATTGGGTTTCCAACATGCAGCGATGGAGCGGGTGTAGCAGTAGCGCACATAGCCGCAGCAGCACTCCGGACACAGTTGTGTCACGCCCCTCCAGTCTCATCCATGAAGCCGCTTGTTCTGCAGCACCAGATTCTCCGATGTCCAAGCTGACCTCTCCAGAAACTACACCCTCACCGTTCATCTCCCCGCTCAACACGCCTACTTTACCACCTGTACAGACTTCTTTGTCACCACTTCCACTGAACTCACTGCAGCAGGAAGATTTACTAGAACCTTCACCTACATTCTCATCCCCACAGATTGACAACTCTTCAAGCTTTCAGTCCCACTCTCCTGATACACTCCGGCTCACCAGCACAGAAGATGAAGGCTTCTTGGAGAATAATTTCCTTTCATTTCAGTTCCCTTCCCCAATCCTGTCGTCTGTGAGTTTAGATGAAGCAGGAGTGTCTTCAAATCCTGAATGCCTTGTTGATGACGTGATAGAACCGCTGTCCAGCCCTACAGGAATACTGGAGGGTGAAGAAGCAAGAAGCCCTGTGCAAATGCTTAGCTACCTGACACCTGATTCTCCAGAGCAGCAGTCAAAAACAGGACCATCTGTCTGCTATCTTGAGCTGCCGTGGCAGCCAGAGCAAATCTGTACAGCAGGTCGAGGTTGGGGGTCACCACTTGTCTCTTCCCTGAGTGACTCACGGTTGGGTGACACCTGCAGGTGCTGCTTAAATGCCAGAGAGGGCACTGAAAGGGCCATGAAGGTAGAGCTGTTCAGGCAAGAAGCTCCAATGGTGTCACGGCCAGAAATGgcagatgcagctgtgcagacGGTCTCTCCTATTGGCTCATGGTGGGACCTCAAGAGGAACATTTCCACATCCAACATGGGGTCCCATTCTATCTTGGGCTCGCCACCTGGATCCAGACTGAACCTGAAGTCTTCAGCAGGGTCTAACTCCAATCTAGTATCAGCATCTTCCAGTATGTTCCCAGTTAGCagtgcagaggaggaggaaaaacaagTAGAAGACCCTGCATTGGAAGTTACCTCTGCTTCTTCACACGATCTGGAGAGCAGGAGGCCGTGTCTGAAGATTCAGGCAGAGGATAGGGATGAGCTAGGTGGAAGGAGGAGCAGTATGAAGCAGGTGCAATGGGATGAGGATGGTATGACATGGGATGTTCATGGGGCATCTGTCGACCCTGAAGAGTTGAACACAGCCATACTAAAACATCTGGAAAGCAAGAACAGCCCAGAACCACCAAGACATTcctcaaagaagaagaaagcacCTAAACCTCCTCAAAACCTTGATATCACTGTGTCCCCTAAGAGTGAAGGAACAGCAGATGCAGATCAGGGTAGGGAAGAAGAGCAGGAAGGAGGGGGAAATAAGATAGAAGTAGAAGAAGCTTCACTCAGAAAGAGCACAGCAGAAGATGACAAAGCAAAAGAAGATGAGCAGGAGATTTGTGGAGAGGAAGGCAGCCACCATTCTAAGTCCCCCTCATCTGGGAATGGACACAGCCGGAAGAAGAGTGTGTTAAGGTCACTGAGGAGGCCAAGATGGTGTGGAGCCTCCACAAAGGCAGATGACTAA